In Candidatus Methylomirabilis sp., the sequence TATCTGCTCCATGGGCGTGGACGTCCTCCTGGTCGGGCCCCTCCCCACCCCCGGGATCGCTTTCATCAGCCGGAGCCTGCGCGCGGACGCGGGAGTGGTCATCTCGGCGTCGCACAATCCCTTCGACGACAACGGCATCAAGTTTTTCTCCGGGGACGGATTCAAGCTCCCCGACGAGGTGGAGGCGCGCGTCGAGAAGCTGGTCCTCTCGGGAGAGATCGACGCCATCCGGCCTCGGGCCCGGGAGGTGGGGAAGGCCTACCGGATCGGGGACGCGGGCGGCCGCTACATCGAGTTCGCGAAGCGGACCATCCCGAAGGGGACCACGTTCAAAGGGATGCGGGTGGTGGTGGACTGCGCGCACGGGGCCGCCTACAAAGTCTCCCCGACCCTCCTCCGCGAGATGGGGGCGGAGGTCATCGCCCTGAACGTGGCCCCCGACGGCTTCAACATCAATGAGGACTGCGGGTCGCTCCACCCGGAGGGGATGCAGGCGGCGGTTCGGGAGCACCACGCCGACGTCGGGCTCGCCCACGACGGGGACGCCGACCGGGTCATCCTGGCCGACGAGACGGGTGCCCTGGTGGACGGGGACCAGGTTCTGGCCATGTGCGCGCTGGACCTGAAGCGGCGCGGGGCGCTCCGGGGGAATGCCGTCGTGGCCACGGTGATGAGCAACGTGGGGCTCGACAAGGCTCTCGCTTCCCACGGGATCCGGCTCCTCCGGACGGCGGTGGGGGACCGCTACGTCCTGGAGGAAATGCTCAAGGGCAACTACAACCTGGGCGGAGAGCAGTCCGGCCACGTGATCTTCCTGGATCACAACTCCACGGGGGACGGGCTCATCACCGCCCTGCAGGTCCTCTTCCTCATCCAGCAGCAGGGCAAGCCCCTCTCGGCGCTGCGGCGGTGCATGACGGTCTATCCGCAAGTCCTGGTGAACGTCCGGGTGGCCCACCGGACCGCCCTGGACACCCTCCCGAACGTGAAGCGGGCCCTCGCCGAGGCCGAGGCGGCCCTGGACGAGCGCGGCCGGCTCCTGGTGCGGTTCTCGGGGACCGAGCCGGTGGTCCGGGTGATGGTGGAGGGGGAGGACCAGGGGCGCATCGAGGCGCTGGCCCGCTCGGTGGCCGCGGTGATCGAAAAGGAACTCGGGGGCTAGCGCCTTTGGGGCCGCCGCCCTTCGGGAAGACTATGGACCGTTCGGGGGCCCGGCGGGCTCCGCGCCTGGCCGTCAATGTAGACCACATCGCCACCATCCGGCAGGCTCGAGGGGGCCGGGAGCCGGATCCGGTGGTGGCGGCCGTCCTGGCAGAGCTCGCGGGGGCAGAGGGGATCATCGTCCACCTCCGGGAGGACCGGCGGCACATCCAGGACCGGGACCTCCGCCTGCTCCGGGAGACGGTCCGCACGCGCCTCAACCTGGAGATGGCGGCTACCGACGAGATGGTGGGGATTGCCGTCGCCGCCCGCCCCGATCTGGTGACGCTGGTCCCGGAGCGGCGCCAGGAGCTTACCACCGAAGGCGGGCTGGAGGTGGTGGGGCAGCGGGCGCGCCTCACGGCCGTGGTCGGGCGGCTCGACGGCGCGGGCATTCCGGTCAGCCTCTTCATCGCCCCGGAGGAAGCGCAGGTGGAGGCGGCCAAGGCGGTGGGAGCCTCCCTGGTCGAGCTCCATACGGGACGGTACGCCGAGGGGCGGGGGGAGGCCGGGCGGGAGGCCCTGGCCGCCCTGATCCGGGCGGCCCGCTTCGCGGCCGGGGCGGGGCTTTCCGTCTCGGCCGGGCACGGTTTGACGTACGAGAACGTGGAGCCGGTGGCGGCCATTCCGGAAGTGGAAGAGCTGAACATCGGCCACAGCATCGTGGCTCGCGCCGCCCTGGTGGGCATGGAGCGGGCAGTGCGGGAGATGGTGGAGCGGATCCGCGGCGCGCGGGGGTGAGGGGGGCGTGGCCCGGCGTGGTCGAGGCGGGATCGGGCGCTGGCTTCTGCCGGGGTTCCTGGGGCTCCTCTCTGTGGGAGCGGATGCGGCCCCCCGGGAGGTGCTGCTCGGGACCCCCGCTTCCCTCTGGGGAGTCCTGGAGCAGGCCGGAGTCCGACTGAGCCCGCTGGAGGCGATCCCGTTCCTGGACGCCTTCCAGCGGTTGAATCCCGCCGTCACGGACATCCGGCGGATCCCCGCGGGCACCCGCCTGCGGCTTCCGGCCGCTCCGGAGGGGGTGGCCCAGAAGGTCCCCCTGGTTCGGGTCAGCCTGGCGGTCCGGAAGGCTGCTGCGATGGTGGGGGCGGTCCGACCGGCCGCCCCTCGACCGGCCCCGGTGCCTCCGCCCCCCGTAGCCGCTCCCCCCCCACCGGCCCGCCTCTCCTTCGTCATCGGGAAGCCCGGAGCGCTTCCTCCCCTGGAGCCGCCGGAGCGGGAGGTCACCTTGACTGCCCTGGAGGGGTCGCTCCGCGGCCTCTTCGCGGCGCTCCAGGAGCCCTACCTGGCCTCGGGCCACCTGGACCTTTCCCTCGGGCCGGAGACGGAGATCCGGATCAACCTGGACGCGATCCCCCTGCTCACGCTCGCGCCCGACCGGCGCCTGCTCCTCGACGTCCCCGCGGCCCTCCCGCCGGACGTCGCCCGCCTGCTGGAGGAGCAGCACCCCGAAATGGGCGTGGTCTCCCTGGGGGAGGGGCAGGGGCTCGCGGAGGCGATTCAGGCCGTTCTGGCGCGCAGCCGCTACTACTCGGTGCGCCGGGATACGGTCGTCGAGATCGGTGACAAGGCGCGGGTGACGCTGCGGGGGGACTGGGTCATTCTCCAGCGGGACGAGAGCCTCCTCACGGGGCAGGTCAACGTGGTGAATCTGGTCCGGGATCCCCGCCTGCTGATCCCGGAGCCCATCAAGACCTATGCCTTCCGACGCGGCATCTGGGTGAGCGACCTGTTCGTGGGCAGGGGCGAGGTCCCTCCCACCCCCGCCCCCTTCCCGACCGTGCCGCCCCCCCGGGCGCTCGACGCCTCCAGTAGGGAGCGTCTGGTGGATTCCCTGCTGGAGCTTCTCGGGGAGGTCCCGGAGCGCTCGGTCCGGCTCACCGTGTTCGAGGACCCTTCGGCAGGGGTCCGGGTGGAGGCCACCGTGAGCCGTCTGCTGCGACGTCCGTCCGGAGCGATCGCCCTGGATCTGGCCGGGATCCCGGAAGGTGTCCTCCGCCGCCTCCGCCAGGCCGGCTACCGGGTCGTGCTCCTGCGGGAGGAGGGGCCGGAGGAGACGATCCGCCGGCTCCTCGACGGGTTGGAGGTTCCCTACCAGGAGGAGACCTTCTGGCGGGGCTTCGAGCCCCCGAAGAGCAACCTCCGGGTGTTGGTACCTGGGTTTGTCCTGCGATTGCCGGGGGGCGGGGCCGGCGACGGGGTGCGCATCCTGCTGACCCGGGTCCCGCTCGATGAAGACCTGGCCCGCTACCTCATGAGCCGCCGCGTGGCGGTCGCTCGCTTCTGAGGACGGCATGCCCGAGATCCGGTACGTGGAGTGGTTGCCCCCGTCGGAGCTCCAGCGCCGGCGGGAGGAGGAGGGCCACCGGCAAACGGCGGCCGCGCGCCGCCGCCGGCGCCTCCTGATTGCAGCGGTCCTCCTCCTGGCCGGGGCGGGCGGTGGGCTGCTGTGGTGGGGGTCGGTCCGGAAGGGAGAGCCTCCCATCGGGGTCCTGACCAGCCCCGCCCCTCCCGGTGCAGCCGCCCCGATCGTCTCCGGCCCCCTCCCGGCTTCGCCCACGCCGGTCCCCTCGGCCTCCCCGGTCGAGCGGAGTCTCGAGCTCTGGTACGCCCTGACCCGGAGCGCGGAGCTCGGAGAAACCCAGGTGCAGGCGACGCTGCAGACCCCGGCCCTCGTGGCCCTCAGGGCCACCGCCCTGGGCAAGGGGACGGACTGGCCGGCGCGCTTCGATCACGGCAGCTACCTCTACGTGGAGATCCGGGTCCACATGGCGCGCGCCGGCCTGCGCGAGGCCTTCCTGGCCGATCCGGCCGGAAGCCTGGCCCTCGTGGATGACACCGGCGGGCGGGTGCGGGGGACCATTCCGGAGGCCTTGCAGGAAGAAGCGGTGGCCCTCACCCGCGGGGAGGGGATGAAAGGGGTCACGGGGGCCGCGTTCCTGGCGGCCTTCCCCCGGGCCGGCCTCTCCCCCACGACCCGCTTCCTCCGCCTGGAGGTGGCGAACCTGTCCGGCTCCCGGCGCCCGGGCCTCACCTGGGAGGTCACCCCGGGGACCGGGGAGGTGGTCCTCGCGGAGCCCCGCTCGTGATCATCGGGGTCGGGACCGACTTGGTCTCGGTCCCCCGCCTGCGTCAGGCCATCACGCGGCGGGACCGGTTGCTCGACCGCCTCTTCACAGAGGCGGAGGTGGCGGATTGCCGCCGCCGGGCGGATCCTGCCCCCCACCTGGCCGCCCGGTTCGCTGCCAAGGAGGCCTGCCTCAAGGCCCTGCGGATCGGCTGGGGGGCCGGGGTCCGCTGGCGGGAAATGGAGGTGGCGGGGGGCGGGGCGGAGGTACCCCGGCTCGTCCTGCGCGGGGCCGCGGCGTCCCGGGCAGCCGCCCTCGGCGTGCGACAGACCCATCTCTCGCTGGCCCACGAGGGGGAGTACGCCCTCGCCTTCGTGGTTGCCACGGATTGAGGGGCGCATGAAGGTTGTGACGGCCAAGGAGATGCGGGAGCTGGACCGCCGGGCCACGGACGAGTACGGGGTGCCGTCGCTCCTCCTGATGGAGAACGCGGGCGCGGCCGTAGCGGCGGAGGTGGAGCGGCGCTTCGGGCCGCTCGGGGGGAAGCGCATCCTCGTCTGCTGCGGCAAGGGGAACAACGGGGGGGACGGGTTCGTCGCGGCCCGGCACCTTCACAACCGGGGGGCGGCGGTGCGGGTCCTCCTCTGTGCGAAGCGGAGCGAGATCGCCGGCGACCCCCGGCTCAACCTCCAGATCCTGGAGAAGACAGGGCTGTCGATTCTCCCCGTGGAGACGGCGGAGGAGGTGGCGGGCGCGCGCGAGGCGATGGCCGCCAGCGATCTCCTCCTGGACGCCCTCCTGGGGACGGGGCTCACGGGCGCTGCCAAGGGCGTCGCGGCCGGCGTCATCGCCGCCATGAACGAGGTCGGCCAGCCCGTGGTGGCCCTGGATCTCCCGTCCGGCCTCGCGTCGGACGACGGGATCCTGCGGGGCCCGCACGTCCGGGCTGCCTGCACCATCACCTTCGCCCTCCCGAAGCGGAGCCTGTTCCTGTACCCGGCCGCCGCGGCCGCGGGGGAGGTGGTGGTGGCGGACATCGGCATGCCCGCTCCCCTCCTGCGCGATCCGGGCCTCCCGGTGGAGGTCCTGGAGGCGGCGGACATGGCGGCGGCCTTCCCGCCCCGCGACCCGAACGCGCACAAGGGGACTTACGGCCATGTCCTGGTGGTGGCCGGCTCGGTCGGCAAGTCCGGCGCGGCGGCCCTCTGCAGTCTGGGCGCCCTCCGGAGCGGGGCCGGGCTGGTGACGCTCGCCCTCCCCGAGAGCCTGAACGACGCGATGGAGGCCAAGCTGACCGAAGTCATGACGGTTCCTCTCCCGGAGACGGAGGAGCGGACGCTCTCCCGTGCCGCCCTGGACCGGCTCCTCCCCTTGCTGGAAGGGAAGGCGGCCGTGGCGCTGGGGCCGGGGCTCTCCACGCATCCCAGCACAGTCGCCCTCGTCTGGGATCTCATCGCCGCCGCCCGCCTCCCCCTGGTCGTGGATGCCGACGGCGTCAACGCTCTGGCCCACCGGCTGGAAGCCCTGGGGAAGGTCACCGCCCCCCTCCTCCTCACCCCGCACCCCGGCGAGCTGGCCCGCCTCCTCACGGTGGGCCCCCAGGAGGTCCAGGACCAGCGGATCCCCATCGCCCAGAAGGTCGCGCAGACCTACAACCTCACCCTGGTGCTCAAAGGGGCGCGCACGGTCGTGGCCAATCCCAAGGGCCAGGTCGCCATCAGCCCGACTGGCAATCCCGGCATGGCCACCGCCGGCGCCGGCGACGTGCTCACGGGGGTCCTGGCCGGCCTCATCGCCCAGGGGGGAGACCTGGACCTGAAGGTGCGAGCCGGCGTGTATCTGCACGGGCTGGCGGGGGACCTGGCCGCCGAAGCCCTCACGGCCGAGGCCATGCTCGCGGGCGACCTCCTCACGCGTCTGCCGGAGGCGATCCGTCGGCTGAAGGGGAAATAGGGGTCAGACTAGAATTTCCTCGTCGGTCATAGCGTCCTCCGGACCACTCCCTAGGACCCATGGAGGGATCGGTGCCGAGGCCTCCACGCTATTCCGTGATTGGTGTCCCGCAGCATGTGATTCAAC encodes:
- the glmM gene encoding phosphoglucosamine mutase; this translates as MGKLFGTDGVRGLANEEPMTPETVVKLGRAVAYLTRRPGQQSSIVIGKDTRLTGYMLECALTSGICSMGVDVLLVGPLPTPGIAFISRSLRADAGVVISASHNPFDDNGIKFFSGDGFKLPDEVEARVEKLVLSGEIDAIRPRAREVGKAYRIGDAGGRYIEFAKRTIPKGTTFKGMRVVVDCAHGAAYKVSPTLLREMGAEVIALNVAPDGFNINEDCGSLHPEGMQAAVREHHADVGLAHDGDADRVILADETGALVDGDQVLAMCALDLKRRGALRGNAVVATVMSNVGLDKALASHGIRLLRTAVGDRYVLEEMLKGNYNLGGEQSGHVIFLDHNSTGDGLITALQVLFLIQQQGKPLSALRRCMTVYPQVLVNVRVAHRTALDTLPNVKRALAEAEAALDERGRLLVRFSGTEPVVRVMVEGEDQGRIEALARSVAAVIEKELGG
- a CDS encoding holo-ACP synthase yields the protein MIIGVGTDLVSVPRLRQAITRRDRLLDRLFTEAEVADCRRRADPAPHLAARFAAKEACLKALRIGWGAGVRWREMEVAGGGAEVPRLVLRGAAASRAAALGVRQTHLSLAHEGEYALAFVVATD
- a CDS encoding pyridoxine 5'-phosphate synthase; translation: MDRSGARRAPRLAVNVDHIATIRQARGGREPDPVVAAVLAELAGAEGIIVHLREDRRHIQDRDLRLLRETVRTRLNLEMAATDEMVGIAVAARPDLVTLVPERRQELTTEGGLEVVGQRARLTAVVGRLDGAGIPVSLFIAPEEAQVEAAKAVGASLVELHTGRYAEGRGEAGREALAALIRAARFAAGAGLSVSAGHGLTYENVEPVAAIPEVEELNIGHSIVARAALVGMERAVREMVERIRGARG
- a CDS encoding NAD(P)H-hydrate dehydratase, with translation MKVVTAKEMRELDRRATDEYGVPSLLLMENAGAAVAAEVERRFGPLGGKRILVCCGKGNNGGDGFVAARHLHNRGAAVRVLLCAKRSEIAGDPRLNLQILEKTGLSILPVETAEEVAGAREAMAASDLLLDALLGTGLTGAAKGVAAGVIAAMNEVGQPVVALDLPSGLASDDGILRGPHVRAACTITFALPKRSLFLYPAAAAAGEVVVADIGMPAPLLRDPGLPVEVLEAADMAAAFPPRDPNAHKGTYGHVLVVAGSVGKSGAAALCSLGALRSGAGLVTLALPESLNDAMEAKLTEVMTVPLPETEERTLSRAALDRLLPLLEGKAAVALGPGLSTHPSTVALVWDLIAAARLPLVVDADGVNALAHRLEALGKVTAPLLLTPHPGELARLLTVGPQEVQDQRIPIAQKVAQTYNLTLVLKGARTVVANPKGQVAISPTGNPGMATAGAGDVLTGVLAGLIAQGGDLDLKVRAGVYLHGLAGDLAAEALTAEAMLAGDLLTRLPEAIRRLKGK